The following are from one region of the Nostoc cf. commune SO-36 genome:
- the nifJ gene encoding pyruvate:ferredoxin (flavodoxin) oxidoreductase: MNKTFATIDGNEAVARVAYKLNEVIAIYPITPSSAMGEWADAWSAEGRPNLWGTIPSVVQMQSEGGAAGAVHGALQTGSLSTTFTASQGLLLMIPNFYKIAGELTSAVVHVAARSLATHALSIFGDHNDVMAARATGFALLCSASVQESQDFALIAHAATLETRVSFMHFFDGFRTSHEVQKVKLLSDDDLRSLIHDNLILAHRSRALTPDRPVLRGTAQNPDVYFQGREGANPYYNACPDIVQRIMDEFGERTGRHYKIYEYYGANDASRVIVLMGSGCETVHETVDYLNARGEKLGVVKVRLYRPFDVQKFVAVLPTGVQAIAVLDRTKEAGSAGEPLYLDVVAAIYEAWGDKRAGGAGEAGEAGGENTFSYPKIIGGRYGLSSKEFTPAMVKGIFDNLAQSQPKKHFTIGINDDVTHTSLSFDPDFSTESDNVVRAMFYGLGADGTVGANKNSIKIIGEETDNYAQGYFVFDSKKSGSMTVSHLRFGKEPIRSTYLIDQANFIGCHHWGFLERIDVLKAATSGATLLLNSPYNTDTVWEYLPLKVQQQIIDKHLKLYVINASQVARESGMGGRINTIMQVCFFALAGVLPQEEAIAKIKQAIEKTYGKKGAEVVRMNLQAVDNTLDNLHKVDVPQTILTPNSSLPTPHSPLPIPKFVQEVLGKIMIWEGDDLPVSTLPVDGTFPVGTAKWEKRNVAEEIPVWEPDVCVQCGKCVMVCPHSAIRAKAYQADELVNAPATFKSTGAKDKDFANQKFTIQVAPEDCTGCTICVNICPAKNKSEPSLKAINMAQQLPLQEQERKNWDFFLSLPNPDRRSLKLNQIRQQQLQEPLFEFSGACAGCGETPYLKLLTQLFGDRAVIANATGCSSIYGGNLPTTPWTTNAEGRGPAWSNNLFEDNAEFGFGFRLSLDKQAEFAAELLQQLGSGEWGIGHRELGIPYELVQSILNAKQNTEADIWEQRERVALLKQKLDELLEKSNYHSNAQCPMPHAQIQNLKSLADYLVRKSVWIVGGDGWAYDIDFGGIDHVIASGRNVNILVMDTEVYSNTGGQSSKATPRAAVAKYAASGKPAPKKDLGMIAMTYGNVYVASVALGARDEHTLKAFLEAEAYDGPSLIIAYSHCIAHGIDMTTGMNHQKTLVESGRWLLYRHNPELLNQGKNPLQLDMRSPTQSVEHSMYQENRFKMLTKSKPDVAKHLLEQAQTEVDARWQMYQYLAKRDTF, from the coding sequence ATGAACAAAACCTTTGCAACCATCGACGGGAATGAGGCTGTTGCCCGTGTTGCTTACAAATTAAATGAAGTGATTGCCATTTATCCCATCACCCCCTCTTCAGCAATGGGTGAATGGGCAGATGCTTGGTCAGCAGAAGGTCGTCCTAACCTCTGGGGTACTATTCCTAGCGTCGTGCAGATGCAGAGCGAAGGGGGAGCGGCTGGTGCTGTGCATGGAGCATTGCAAACAGGTTCTCTGAGTACCACCTTCACGGCATCTCAGGGATTATTGTTGATGATACCCAACTTCTACAAAATTGCTGGTGAACTGACTAGCGCTGTGGTTCACGTTGCCGCCCGTTCTTTGGCTACTCATGCGTTATCAATTTTTGGTGATCATAACGATGTGATGGCAGCCCGTGCTACTGGCTTTGCCCTGCTGTGTTCTGCTTCGGTGCAGGAAAGTCAAGATTTTGCTCTCATTGCCCATGCTGCTACCCTAGAGACGCGAGTCTCGTTTATGCATTTCTTTGATGGCTTCCGCACATCACATGAAGTGCAGAAAGTCAAATTGCTGTCAGATGATGATTTACGATCGCTAATCCACGATAACCTAATACTCGCCCACCGCAGCCGTGCCCTCACTCCAGATCGTCCAGTATTGCGCGGGACTGCCCAAAACCCCGATGTCTACTTCCAAGGGCGTGAAGGTGCTAACCCTTACTACAACGCTTGTCCAGATATTGTCCAGCGCATCATGGATGAATTTGGAGAACGCACGGGAAGGCATTATAAAATCTATGAATATTACGGCGCTAACGATGCCTCGCGCGTTATTGTTCTTATGGGTTCAGGCTGTGAAACCGTCCATGAAACAGTAGATTACCTTAACGCCCGTGGCGAAAAACTTGGTGTAGTCAAAGTGCGACTTTACCGCCCCTTTGATGTCCAAAAGTTTGTTGCAGTATTACCAACTGGTGTACAAGCGATCGCTGTTCTCGATCGCACCAAAGAAGCAGGTAGCGCCGGGGAACCTTTGTATTTGGATGTTGTGGCTGCTATTTATGAGGCGTGGGGAGATAAGAGAGCAGGGGGAGCAGGGGAGGCAGGGGAAGCAGGGGGAGAAAATACTTTCTCATACCCTAAAATTATAGGTGGGCGTTATGGTCTTTCATCTAAAGAATTTACTCCGGCGATGGTGAAGGGCATTTTTGATAATCTCGCGCAAAGCCAGCCGAAGAAGCATTTTACTATTGGAATTAATGACGATGTTACTCACACTTCTTTAAGCTTTGACCCTGATTTCTCCACAGAATCGGATAATGTTGTTCGGGCAATGTTTTATGGGTTAGGTGCTGATGGGACTGTTGGGGCTAATAAAAATTCTATCAAGATTATTGGTGAAGAAACCGACAATTACGCTCAAGGCTACTTTGTCTTTGACTCCAAAAAATCTGGTTCAATGACCGTCTCTCATTTACGTTTCGGTAAAGAGCCAATTCGTTCCACCTACTTAATTGACCAAGCCAACTTTATTGGTTGTCATCATTGGGGATTTCTAGAACGCATAGATGTTTTAAAGGCTGCTACTTCTGGGGCGACTTTGCTGCTTAACAGTCCATACAATACAGATACCGTCTGGGAATATTTGCCTTTGAAGGTGCAGCAGCAAATTATCGACAAGCATTTGAAGTTATACGTAATTAATGCTAGCCAGGTTGCCCGTGAAAGTGGGATGGGTGGCAGAATTAACACTATTATGCAAGTATGCTTCTTTGCTCTAGCGGGTGTCTTGCCGCAAGAAGAAGCCATCGCTAAAATCAAACAAGCAATTGAAAAAACCTATGGTAAAAAAGGCGCAGAAGTTGTCCGCATGAACCTGCAAGCTGTAGACAACACCTTAGACAACTTGCATAAAGTAGATGTCCCCCAAACAATCCTAACTCCTAACTCCTCACTCCCCACTCCCCACTCCCCACTCCCTATTCCCAAATTTGTACAAGAAGTTCTGGGCAAAATCATGATTTGGGAAGGTGATGACTTACCTGTTAGCACATTACCAGTTGATGGCACTTTTCCCGTCGGTACTGCCAAGTGGGAAAAACGTAACGTTGCTGAAGAAATACCTGTATGGGAACCGGATGTCTGCGTACAATGTGGTAAGTGCGTCATGGTTTGTCCTCACAGCGCCATCCGTGCAAAGGCTTATCAAGCGGATGAGTTAGTGAATGCACCAGCAACCTTTAAGTCAACTGGTGCAAAAGATAAAGACTTTGCCAATCAAAAATTTACCATTCAAGTTGCCCCAGAAGATTGCACGGGATGCACTATTTGTGTAAATATTTGTCCTGCTAAAAATAAATCTGAGCCATCGCTGAAAGCTATTAACATGGCACAGCAGTTGCCATTGCAAGAACAAGAGCGAAAAAACTGGGATTTCTTTTTGAGTTTACCTAATCCTGACAGGCGATCGCTAAAATTAAACCAGATTCGCCAACAACAACTGCAAGAACCTTTATTTGAATTCTCTGGTGCTTGTGCAGGTTGTGGTGAAACACCTTACTTAAAATTATTAACACAATTGTTTGGCGATCGCGCTGTCATCGCCAATGCTACAGGTTGTTCTTCAATTTATGGTGGTAATCTCCCCACAACGCCTTGGACAACCAACGCCGAAGGACGCGGCCCGGCGTGGTCTAATAATCTATTTGAAGATAACGCCGAATTCGGTTTTGGCTTCCGCCTCTCTTTAGATAAACAAGCTGAGTTTGCGGCGGAATTGTTGCAACAGTTGGGGAGTGGGGAATGGGGCATAGGGCATAGGGAATTGGGAATACCTTACGAGTTGGTACAGTCTATTCTCAATGCCAAACAAAACACTGAGGCTGATATTTGGGAACAACGAGAACGGGTAGCGCTGTTGAAACAAAAGCTAGATGAACTGTTAGAAAAAAGCAATTACCACTCCAATGCCCAATGCCCCATGCCCCATGCCCAAATCCAAAATCTAAAATCCCTTGCTGATTACTTAGTGAGAAAAAGCGTCTGGATTGTTGGCGGTGACGGTTGGGCTTATGATATTGATTTTGGCGGCATCGATCATGTGATTGCTAGTGGTCGAAATGTCAACATTTTGGTGATGGATACAGAAGTCTATTCTAATACAGGCGGTCAATCTTCTAAAGCTACGCCACGAGCCGCAGTTGCGAAATATGCCGCCAGTGGCAAGCCTGCACCAAAGAAAGATTTAGGGATGATTGCCATGACCTACGGAAATGTCTACGTAGCGAGTGTAGCCCTTGGTGCTAGAGATGAACATACCCTCAAAGCATTTCTGGAAGCAGAAGCTTATGATGGCCCATCACTGATTATTGCTTACAGCCATTGTATCGCCCACGGCATTGATATGACCACAGGGATGAATCATCAGAAAACTCTGGTAGAATCAGGTCGTTGGTTGCTGTATCGGCATAATCCAGAGTTGCTTAACCAGGGTAAAAATCCTTTGCAATTGGATATGCGATCGCCTACGCAATCTGTAGAACATTCAATGTATCAAGAAAATCGCTTCAAAATGCTTACCAAGAGCAAACCAGACGTAGCCAAGCATTTGTTAGAACAAGCGCAAACTGAGGTAGATGCTCGTTGGCAGATGTACCAATATCTGGCAAAGCGCGATACTTTCTGA
- a CDS encoding DevA family ABC transporter ATP-binding protein produces MLQKSLPENSNSTLSVLESVISISNLNHYFGEGTLRKQVLFDISLEIKTGEIVIMTGPSGSGKTTLLTLMGGLRSAQEGSLKILGEEIRSAKKLQLTKLRRQIGYIFQAHNLMTFLTARENVRMSLELHEEFLNQDINAKAIAILETVGLGDRVNYYPEKLSGGQKQRVAIARALVSHPKIVLADEPTAALDKKSGRDVVEIMQKLAKEQGCTILLVTHDNRILDIADRIIYMEDGQLKTDGVDDRTIGK; encoded by the coding sequence ATGTTGCAAAAATCTCTACCAGAAAATTCCAACTCAACACTTTCTGTTTTAGAATCTGTAATTTCTATCAGTAACCTCAATCACTATTTTGGTGAAGGTACGCTTCGCAAACAAGTATTATTCGATATTAGTTTGGAGATTAAGACTGGGGAAATCGTTATTATGACTGGCCCCTCTGGTTCGGGAAAAACCACCTTGTTAACCTTAATGGGTGGATTGCGTTCTGCTCAAGAAGGTAGTCTCAAAATTTTAGGGGAGGAAATTCGTAGCGCTAAAAAGTTGCAATTAACTAAACTTCGCCGCCAGATTGGCTATATTTTCCAGGCGCATAACTTGATGACTTTTTTGACAGCAAGAGAAAATGTGCGGATGTCGCTAGAGTTGCACGAAGAATTTTTGAATCAGGATATCAATGCTAAAGCGATCGCTATTTTGGAAACTGTCGGTTTAGGTGATCGTGTAAATTATTACCCAGAGAAACTATCTGGAGGGCAAAAACAACGAGTTGCGATCGCTCGTGCTTTAGTTAGCCATCCTAAGATTGTCTTAGCAGATGAACCCACTGCTGCACTCGACAAAAAATCTGGGCGCGATGTAGTGGAAATAATGCAGAAGTTAGCTAAAGAACAAGGTTGTACAATTTTGCTAGTTACCCACGATAACCGCATCCTCGATATTGCCGATCGCATCATTTATATGGAAGATGGCCAACTGAAAACCGATGGTGTAGATGATCGCACAATAGGCAAGTAA
- the devC gene encoding ABC transporter permease DevC, whose translation MFSKLFRKTPLAWRQLMKEKTRLAVAVAGIAFADILMFIQLGFESALFDAAVKPHRNLQADLVLINPQFQTLFSVKNFSRERLYQTLGYEGVQSVNPIYISTGQWRNPETRLERAILVWGVDPVQPAFKSPEINQNQEQLKQLYQVLFDQAGRPEYGAVADIFKNTGKFDTELNSKAVFVKGLFTDGASFAADGNVITSDSTFLQLFPQRQPDRIEVGLITLKPDAEPEKVRSQLVNGLPKDVRVLTPEEFAKVERTYWEAGTGIGFIFGLGTAVGFIVGIVIVYQILYSDVSDHLPEYATLKAMGYTDNYLLGVLIQEALLLAILGFLPGFILSFGLYQVTYAATMLPIFMKMERAIQVWILTVIMCSVSGAIAIRKLRSADPADVF comes from the coding sequence ATGTTTTCTAAACTATTTCGCAAAACACCGCTAGCATGGCGGCAGTTAATGAAAGAAAAAACCCGTCTGGCTGTTGCAGTTGCAGGTATTGCCTTTGCCGATATACTGATGTTTATCCAGTTAGGATTTGAAAGTGCGCTTTTTGATGCTGCTGTGAAACCTCATCGCAATTTACAAGCAGATTTAGTTTTAATTAATCCCCAATTTCAAACTTTGTTTTCTGTAAAAAACTTTTCTAGAGAGCGACTATATCAAACATTAGGTTATGAAGGTGTTCAGTCAGTTAATCCTATCTACATCAGCACCGGACAGTGGCGAAATCCTGAAACTCGTCTTGAACGGGCTATTTTAGTTTGGGGTGTTGATCCGGTACAACCCGCGTTTAAATCGCCTGAAATTAACCAAAATCAGGAGCAACTTAAACAGTTATATCAAGTTCTGTTTGACCAGGCAGGCCGTCCAGAATACGGTGCAGTTGCCGATATCTTTAAGAATACAGGCAAATTTGACACGGAACTCAATAGTAAAGCCGTCTTTGTTAAGGGCTTGTTTACTGATGGTGCTTCCTTTGCTGCCGATGGTAATGTGATCACCAGTGACTCTACTTTTCTCCAGCTATTTCCACAGCGTCAACCCGATCGCATCGAAGTTGGGTTAATTACGCTTAAACCAGATGCCGAACCAGAAAAAGTGCGATCGCAACTTGTCAATGGACTACCTAAAGATGTCAGAGTCCTCACTCCAGAAGAGTTTGCCAAAGTGGAGAGAACTTACTGGGAAGCTGGTACTGGCATTGGTTTTATTTTCGGTTTGGGTACAGCAGTTGGATTTATTGTTGGCATCGTGATTGTCTACCAAATCCTTTACTCGGATGTTTCTGACCACTTGCCAGAATACGCCACCCTCAAAGCAATGGGATACACCGATAACTATCTTTTAGGAGTTTTAATTCAAGAAGCATTGTTATTAGCTATTTTAGGTTTTCTGCCTGGATTTATCCTTTCTTTTGGGTTGTATCAAGTCACTTATGCGGCGACGATGCTTCCTATTTTCATGAAAATGGAACGGGCGATACAAGTTTGGATTTTGACTGTGATCATGTGTAGTGTTTCTGGAGCGATCGCAATCCGGAAGTTACGATCTGCTGACCCTGCCGATGTTTTTTAG
- a CDS encoding DUF2834 domain-containing protein — MVKVIYLLLCVLGFVLPYSQFVPFILEHGLDTKLFFEQLFANKISGFFGMDLIVSSLVLWTFVFWEGTRLKRQNLWVYIVCNLLVGVSLGLPLFLFMRERQLEQQA, encoded by the coding sequence ATGGTTAAAGTCATATATCTTCTGCTTTGTGTACTTGGCTTCGTTCTACCTTACTCCCAGTTTGTTCCATTTATCTTAGAGCATGGTCTTGATACAAAGCTGTTTTTTGAACAACTCTTTGCCAACAAAATTTCTGGTTTTTTTGGCATGGATCTTATTGTTTCATCCCTAGTTTTGTGGACATTCGTATTTTGGGAAGGAACACGTCTGAAAAGGCAAAATCTCTGGGTTTACATTGTTTGTAATCTTTTAGTTGGTGTTTCTTTAGGTCTTCCCTTATTTCTTTTCATGCGAGAACGCCAGCTTGAACAGCAAGCTTAA
- a CDS encoding ABC exporter membrane fusion protein has protein sequence MVQKLSEKASKKGLITLVIAATAITGGIVVYGISQFGQLTQTETSKPVETTPNIQKVAALGRLEPEAEVISLFAPLALDGDRIARILVKEGDRVQAGQMVAILDARDRLQTAVLQAQQQVRVAQAKLAQVQAGAKVGEINAQQASVERLQAQSQGDKTAQQEAIFRIEAQWEGDRIAQEATIKKLEAELKNAEAEYQRYQQLYSQGAVSNSLYDSKGLTVETAKQQVDEAKAVLNRINTTASKQLSEAKAALARTNATGSKQVSEAKATLTSITEVRPVDVAAAKTEVENAIATLKHAQTELAGAYIKAPMAGQIIKIHTRVGEKISDSGIADLAQTNQMMAIAEVYQTDIGKVKLGQQAVISSQAFAGELRGTVAQIGLQVNRQNVFSNQPGENLDSRVVEVKIRLNPEDSKRVAGFTNLQVQTAIEI, from the coding sequence ATGGTTCAAAAGCTGTCAGAGAAAGCTTCCAAAAAAGGGTTAATTACATTAGTAATTGCAGCTACTGCTATTACAGGTGGAATTGTTGTTTATGGGATTTCTCAGTTTGGCCAATTAACCCAAACCGAGACATCTAAACCAGTTGAAACCACGCCCAACATTCAAAAAGTAGCTGCATTAGGACGATTAGAACCGGAAGCTGAGGTAATTAGCTTGTTTGCGCCCTTAGCATTGGATGGCGATCGCATTGCCCGAATTTTAGTCAAAGAAGGCGATCGCGTTCAAGCCGGACAGATGGTAGCAATTTTAGACGCGCGCGATCGCTTACAAACTGCTGTACTACAAGCCCAACAACAAGTCAGAGTTGCTCAAGCTAAACTCGCTCAAGTGCAAGCAGGAGCAAAAGTAGGAGAAATTAACGCCCAGCAAGCCAGTGTTGAACGCCTCCAAGCCCAGTCCCAAGGAGACAAAACAGCGCAACAGGAAGCCATATTCCGCATAGAGGCACAGTGGGAAGGCGACAGAATAGCGCAAGAGGCAACCATTAAAAAGCTAGAAGCAGAACTCAAAAATGCCGAAGCCGAATATCAACGTTATCAGCAGCTCTATTCTCAAGGCGCAGTTTCTAATTCTTTGTACGATAGCAAAGGTTTGACTGTAGAAACTGCCAAACAGCAAGTAGACGAAGCCAAAGCAGTTCTCAACCGGATTAATACCACTGCTAGCAAACAATTATCTGAAGCCAAAGCAGCACTCGCCCGTACTAACGCCACTGGTAGCAAACAAGTAAGCGAAGCCAAAGCTACGCTTACCAGTATTACAGAAGTTCGACCTGTAGATGTTGCCGCAGCCAAGACAGAAGTTGAAAATGCGATCGCCACACTCAAACACGCCCAAACCGAATTGGCGGGTGCTTACATCAAAGCACCGATGGCGGGACAAATCATCAAAATTCATACGCGAGTCGGAGAAAAAATTAGTGATTCTGGCATTGCAGACTTAGCGCAAACAAACCAGATGATGGCGATCGCAGAAGTTTATCAAACCGACATCGGTAAAGTGAAACTGGGACAACAGGCAGTGATTAGCAGTCAGGCATTTGCCGGTGAATTGCGAGGAACCGTTGCCCAAATTGGTTTGCAGGTGAATAGACAAAACGTTTTCAGCAACCAGCCAGGGGAGAACCTTGATAGCCGAGTAGTTGAGGTGAAAATTCGCCTCAATCCTGAAGACAGCAAGCGAGTTGCAGGTTTCACCAACTTACAGGTACAGACAGCAATTGAAATATAG
- a CDS encoding TetR/AcrR family transcriptional regulator, which yields MPKIVDHEQYRKELLDKCFDLFAQKGYGSITMRQIAEELGVSTGTLYHYFPSKQALFEQLAQEICEQDLSTALAELEGAQTLQESMEALGRYLVKNEDYFIKWTYIWIDFCQHKDSKEMLKNSIFKRTNQRYQEAACDFLGIQDPVLASFVLSFVNGLILEKLWGDETIDFIEQCALLGKMLMVYLPQHKSEIKTKTVLISGLES from the coding sequence ATGCCTAAGATTGTTGATCATGAGCAATATCGTAAAGAACTGCTCGACAAGTGCTTTGATTTATTTGCCCAAAAAGGCTATGGTTCGATTACTATGCGCCAAATCGCTGAAGAACTAGGGGTTTCTACTGGTACGTTGTACCACTATTTTCCTAGCAAACAAGCTCTATTTGAGCAATTGGCCCAGGAGATTTGTGAGCAAGACTTAAGTACAGCATTAGCTGAATTAGAAGGAGCGCAAACGCTGCAAGAATCAATGGAAGCATTAGGAAGATATCTAGTGAAAAACGAAGATTACTTCATCAAATGGACTTATATTTGGATTGATTTTTGCCAACACAAAGACTCTAAAGAAATGTTAAAGAACAGCATTTTTAAGCGGACTAATCAGCGTTATCAGGAGGCAGCCTGCGATTTTTTGGGTATTCAAGATCCGGTATTGGCTTCCTTTGTCTTGAGCTTTGTAAACGGTTTAATTCTGGAGAAGTTATGGGGTGATGAAACAATTGATTTTATCGAACAATGTGCGTTGTTAGGCAAAATGTTGATGGTATACTTGCCGCAACATAAATCAGAAATAAAAACTAAAACGGTCTTGATATCAGGTTTAGAGAGCTAG
- a CDS encoding RpoD/SigA family RNA polymerase sigma factor has translation MSSLTSPPTEVQKTKKKSLAADKKPRATDDIVRSYLQEIGRVDLLTREQEVIFAQQVQQMMNLLATKEELAVKLNHEPTQQEWADQVESSVQELKQQLSQGHQAKQKMIQANLRLVVAVAKKYQHRNLEFMDLIQEGTLGLERGVDKFDPALGYKFSTYAYWWIRQGITRAIAQQGRTIRLPIHVFEKLNKIKRVQRELSQQLGRVPTTAEIASALSLTPSQVRECLYLARQPFSLEARVGEQQDTELQDILEDDGPSPEDYAVEESLHQDLQDLLAKLSPQQREILTLRFGLTDGYELSLAQIGDRMGISRERVRQIEQKALSLLRRQKEQVRSYLAS, from the coding sequence ATGAGCAGCTTAACATCTCCACCTACCGAAGTTCAAAAAACGAAGAAAAAAAGTTTAGCGGCAGATAAAAAGCCTCGAGCAACAGATGATATTGTGCGTAGTTATCTGCAAGAGATCGGGCGTGTAGATTTGTTGACTCGTGAACAAGAGGTTATTTTTGCTCAACAGGTGCAGCAGATGATGAATTTGCTAGCTACTAAAGAAGAATTGGCTGTGAAATTAAATCACGAACCCACGCAGCAAGAATGGGCAGATCAGGTGGAGTCAAGTGTTCAGGAGCTTAAGCAACAGCTAAGTCAAGGGCATCAAGCCAAGCAAAAAATGATCCAGGCTAATCTCCGGTTAGTGGTAGCAGTGGCGAAGAAATACCAGCACCGCAACTTGGAATTTATGGATTTAATTCAAGAAGGTACTTTGGGTTTAGAGCGAGGAGTGGATAAATTTGATCCTGCTCTTGGTTATAAGTTTTCTACTTACGCTTACTGGTGGATTCGTCAAGGAATTACACGAGCGATCGCTCAACAAGGACGGACAATTCGTTTACCGATTCACGTCTTTGAGAAACTGAACAAAATTAAACGGGTGCAACGAGAATTATCTCAACAGTTAGGTCGCGTTCCCACTACTGCTGAAATTGCCAGCGCCTTATCTTTGACACCCAGCCAAGTTAGAGAATGTTTGTACTTAGCCCGTCAACCCTTCTCTTTAGAGGCGCGAGTTGGTGAACAGCAAGATACAGAATTGCAAGACATACTGGAGGATGATGGCCCGTCTCCCGAAGATTACGCTGTTGAAGAATCTCTCCACCAAGACTTACAAGACTTGTTGGCAAAGCTTTCTCCCCAACAACGAGAAATATTAACCTTACGTTTTGGGCTGACTGATGGCTATGAACTTTCTTTAGCACAGATTGGCGATCGCATGGGTATTAGTCGAGAACGAGTGCGTCAGATCGAGCAAAAAGCTCTCAGTCTCCTCCGACGCCAAAAGGAACAAGTACGCAGTTATCTGGCTAGCTAA
- a CDS encoding ureidoglycolate lyase: MGISKTVQQLQAQWVTSENFRRYGQVIFASLDGKNYDGEDAQLNLQNGIPRFYIMRLEKRGRKFHKITRHLQCTQCLGSLSGKDWLIAVCPPDNDVNEPALEEIAAFHIPGNCFIKLHEGTWHAGPHFDHETVDFYNLELADTNVVDHFTHDFLKSHQLEFEMV, encoded by the coding sequence ATGGGCATATCAAAAACAGTCCAACAATTGCAGGCGCAATGGGTAACTTCTGAAAACTTTCGGCGTTATGGGCAGGTGATTTTTGCAAGTCTTGATGGCAAAAATTATGATGGGGAAGATGCCCAGTTAAATCTACAAAATGGGATTCCACGATTTTATATTATGCGGTTGGAGAAGAGAGGGCGAAAGTTTCACAAAATTACTCGTCATCTGCAATGCACTCAATGTTTAGGTTCTTTGTCAGGAAAGGATTGGTTAATTGCTGTTTGTCCTCCTGATAATGATGTTAATGAACCAGCATTAGAAGAGATTGCTGCTTTCCACATTCCGGGGAATTGTTTCATCAAGCTACATGAGGGTACTTGGCACGCTGGCCCCCATTTTGACCATGAAACTGTAGATTTTTATAATTTGGAACTAGCTGATACAAATGTAGTGGATCATTTCACTCATGATTTTCTCAAAAGTCATCAATTAGAGTTTGAGATGGTTTAG